The nucleotide sequence ttcgaaaagctcgtttggcttttgccaacttacgtcacttatggcgaaggcgagatatccgtctatcaatgaaaggacgagtatattgcgcggcagtccgttctgttttaatttacggcagcgaaacatggccattaagagtagacgacactcgtaagctactagtatttgaccgcAGATGCCTtaaaaatattgctggcgtctgttgggatcaacgggtaagtaatagtgaggttagacgcagggtattaggaaatgatggtaaatcagttgatgaggttgtaaatcttcatcgactgagatggttgtgCCACGTagtacgtatgcctgaacaccgattaccacgacgtgcaatgctaaccgatgTTGAACatggttggaagaaatttaggggcagccaaaccaaaacgtggcatcagtttttgaagtcactaacttctagtcctagCAATGTTGATAGAtgaagactacttggttggggtccgcgtgactatcgtaacccaTGTTTTGAGACtgtgagtgacatggctcagaatcgatcacagtagagtaggtgtatacactctctgttttcCCCTAAACTAAGAgtttaaaatcgcttcataacTTTCTTTCTGCGTACTAATTCTTTcatcttgtactatatccttattgcgatctttcttttatatactaccacctctgaattaactacttttatgaattcggtgttcatcttgttgtgttaatgaggtagggcaacttggaccgatgcatatatgtgcctgttcctatgttgtagctgactgactgactgataaagTCTCTACTGATTTGTGATGTACCGAGGTGAAGACTGTCCAGTAGTGTCGCCGGCAATAACCGTAATTTATGGTTGGAAACCCTACCTGACACGGCCTTGGGTCGGTCAGAGCGAAGCCGATATATTTGTTGGTTATTTTACTttggattattaatattgtagTCTGAGTCTGATATACACTTCAGGTAACCTTAGAAAGTAAAACCCACGATGTTAACATGCACTTAACACTTTTCTGACCATACCATTCTCATTACCATAATTACTGCACATTTAGGTCGCACATTCTGAAAGTTATAAACAATTCCCGTGGTACAAACCATTCTTTAAACTCTAAAACGAACTTTGAACATTCGGGTTTAAAATTATCCCATCTACATACGACCACTAACAAACCTGAATAATAAATGGATAGTTATCAAAAGAGAGAATCTCTGGCCAACTAACTGGATATTTATTGAATGGTTACAACcataatttatatacatattattGAAGCAAGACAGTATGACTATAAATTGATTGTAAGATAATTATGCAATGATGTAAATGAAGATTACAAAGCAACTAGTGAGACTGTACACTTGCACATAATGTCCCTTACACAGTTTTCTTAGAGTTAAGAGAAAAATCAATTTTGATCCCTAATGTTGACTAGAAATTTAGTTTAAAAAATATCAAGAAACATGGCGAGAAGTAACTAAAGTTCGAATGTATGACAAACTCCCATAAAGTTTAATTTTAATCCATTTGATTATTAACGAAGGAACTGTGACATAGCATTATTACTGGTGTGAAAAGATGTGTCTGGTAAAAAAAAATCGAACCCAAACCATATCAGTTTGTGCACTTACGACGTTAAAAAAGTATAATTAATATCCCTTTATCAAATGAGGATTAGAAAAAAATTGTCTAAACTACGTGTTGGTGTTACGCTAGTTGAACAATCAGAAAATTATTTAGGGAACAGCAAGAACAACGACAAACGTAAAGTTGACATTTTTAATACACAGTAAGTTGCGCAACAAAAGACATCCGTTCTAGCACTAACTCCAAGTAGCCAGCACTTACAGCAGTCCTGATATTTTCTCGTTACCACTTACAACGTAAATTGACTAGATCTAGCGAAAAATAAGATTCGGAGACGAAACGGAAGGATTATGAAACTTGGGAAAAAAAACTTTTGTACatcattaaaatatattctACTCACTTCTACTGGTTCCTTTCTATTGACTTTCATAAGATCTTTCAAAgctagaaaaaataaacaattagatATGACATCATGAACCTGGTATTCTGATCGGCTTAGAGGAATTTTCACCTCCAAACTCCAATGGTAATAAGTGGACTTGCTCGGATTTTGAAGCAAGTAATTCCCTTTGGAAATAAAATTAGACGGCAAGAAAGTGGTCTACTTTATTAGTGCATCGTCTGCTTCTTTTTCAGCCTCCTTGACAGCTTCTTCTTCTCGCCACATTTGCCTCAAAAGAACATGATCTGCTTCCATGGTGGCTTGACGTTGATTTAACTGTTTCAAGTCTTCGATTACTTCGACCATTTCCATCTCTTGTTTGCTTTGATCAGTTCTCTTTTCCAGTAATTTCATTGGGTTGTTAGCAAGTTCCTCTTCCTCTTCAGCTTGACGTTTAGCTTCCAGTTCTTCAGCCGTTTTTAATGCTTCGAAGTTTCTTTTAGCTCCACTTTCTAGGACGTAATCTCCGCTTTCTAAATCAGTCTATGAACAACAGTTGACGTAGAAAATGAAACTCAGAGAGCTTACACGCCAGATAATCTCAGCACAGCACAAAGGACATCGGATGTAAAACCGATAATGTCTTAGGCCCAAGTAATCGACATTTTCTGCAGTTTCCATTCGCGAATTGAATTTTTTAGCTTTGTATATATAACCATTGCACGTATTGCACCTGATGCTAGTGATATTACAGTAAACAAAGTTACCTCATGTTAAATGGAGCCATTGTTCTGATATTAAACTGTTTACGTCGGTCGCCTCTTCTAAGACGAGGTATTTTTGAAGGATCATAGTCTGGAGGGAAATATTTCTATAATTTATAGTCACCAATGTAATCTTAACTAACTTACATTTAGGACTTTGCGTTCGGTCATTATTAAAACTCAACGAGGAGAAAAGTACCTGCAGAGAAACAATACAAATATTAtatgtaaaaataatatttgaaataatctcagcgattgaaatttaaataatcccaacgtttcgtccagctaacctgtctggacttcttcagggtaataatcaattTTGTGATATGTACTGGTTTtaaaaattacaatgaataCGTGCAGCGAATATACTGCATTTCAAGTTGTGTGCATTTACTACGACATGAATTGACTACAGTATTGAACTTTAGAAGATGGAAAAACTACAGAAAACTAAGTCAGTCTttagtaataaggataggaagtctatcgacctatattaatccttgcagtttgtaatactgtggaggtttAATCTCGTTTCGACTAtatcaacagaaggtgctgatattacgtgttccggtagagcattccagtaattcactactcggtgtgAGCCCCATTTACCCTTatcctttgtctcctgtcatggagaaagttacttatccaatatacgactgtataatggattccaaaacgttccagtttgaatttaagaccagaatgGGAGACCTTATCGAAGgtcttacttagatctatgaagatTATATCCACAGGAATATTTCGATCTTTTTGCAGCAGCCCAAACTTTTCTgttgcaatgagaagatttgtcaagcatgataggcctctccgaaaaccatgttgttccctgGAGAAAAAATTATGCCCTTCAATatagtttataacagatatccgaatgatttttcCCACCAGTTTTACAACtccactagttaagctaacgggcctatagttactaactaaatccctactcccagcctaaTACACCGGACTTATCATAGCGTTTTTCCAGTCTCTGAGCAGTCTGGACTGCCTCCGAGACATGTCGGACTGTATCGCTAACGGTTCAGCAAttacatctgatatggctttcataatcctatgATGAACATCATCGGGACCACtagacttatcaggtttgagatgctaaATTAGCCTTGACTACAGGGTTCATCAGCGAGCCGCCACGATCACAATGAATCGTTGTTCGTTGCTCATTactgatagaaaacactttactgaaatattccgatagagcttcagctttttcggtatCACTTTCTGCCAAGAGTAacggattttcttgtatcaaaagtgatggaattccatagcttctctgagttcgcctttttatacacgagaataaccgtttcggaatATATCTAGAATCCTTAACCAATTGTTTCTCATAGGATCGTCtagtcttacttattaacgctttacaggcattcctaattttacaataactggatctgtattgttctaagccagtagagatgaacatattccagtgccTCTTCCTTTTTCTAAGAAGTTTCCTGACTGCTTTATTTATCCATAgtggactgttattcggtcttcgcggtaccaggtatggtgtGAACGAGGACGTAACCAAACTAaacttacctttaaatacagaccatgcttcttcaactgataagctagtatctacaaaccaatgtcttagcagcgcattcctgaatggctgatatgttagctttccatacatttgggaggggtgtaacctgatcgtataatatatccctagttctaaacttgaatgacaaaacagcgtgatcgctgctcactaacggtggaagaatatttaggtcgacaatatcctcagtctcatgagtgattaccaagtccaacagagaagaaccttggttaGCACCAAAACGTGTAGGTTTGGATAAATGCTGCACtaatgcatgctccattattgcTATCAGGAACatactatcaaaggagtttatagatccttccctggtcatctcagtccaactaatatcaggtgcattaaagtctcctattatcaagcatctgGTATTTGCACTCCAAAGctgaatgtgctctaaaataaagtcatcatCTAGGCAGACTGGGCTGCGATAGATAACACcgagcataaatgtactacatccgGTAGCCAATTTACAGCTAATGACCAAAAGTaccgctatcatgggattcgctaACAGAGGAGCGGATATTCATATTATAACAGGACGCCACCTCCTTTTCTACACCCATGTCTATCACTCCTTAGGtaatggtatccggataattctgaagtaatgtctaagtcatggactaaccaagtttctgtcactgctacaATGAGTGGCTTTAATCTGTCCATTAatgcttctagttcatagaacttatttcttAGAAAACGAGCGTTGGTTAAAACGAAAAAACAATAAACGAAAGATATTCTACAACTAAACAGAGGCAAACAAGCCTTCAGTATACAATACATCTACATCTTATTTCGTCATTTGACGCACAACACAAAAGTGAATGCCATGTAGCATTCTGGAGCAAGTGTCAGATCTATTTGAGTAGAGCTATTAAAGTCACATAAACTCCCTCCTTATAATACAATACGACCAGCTTACCACCTGTTTTATTACGTTATAAAATCTTTATACTTACTTTAATTATAACGTTTAGATACTTTTCCAATCTCCCGATTTCGGGGAAGCGGCCATagtaaactttggggaaatAGCACAAAAACCCCAGAATTTCCCCAGAATCTCATTACACTTTGGGGAAGTGTGtctatatttattaataatactaaGGAATTTTAGTATTTTCATTTGTTATAACAACGTTATAACGTTTCCTTCCACGCTTTGGGATGGAAAGATCAACTTAACGCAAACGTGAGCACCAGCATAAGAAGGGGTTCATGCTTATAAATTGTAAGGGGAATGCCTGAAACCTATGGATCGATAACACATAAAGTATAATACATTGCTGTGTCCTAAAGACGACTTTTCACAGTTAACATCAATGAATACTCTCTGGTAAAAGTAGTTAAGCAAAACTGGAATACCAAATTGAGATAGAACGCActcttctgtttttttttactatCACGATGATACCATGAAGTTATGGACCTATGCCGAAACCTGACCTATTTACGCATTTGCCAAGGTCACTTTTTATACCAACCTATCTTAGCGAAATCCAACATCCAATATTTAGCCATGAGCTCAAGTAAGCAAATATTTCTGGATGGAACAGAAGAAGCTTTTGCCTAACGGGTTTCCGTATATAGTGGCAATGGAACACCAATGTTGACATCCCGGAACCCAGGTAtatttaacaatgaaaatatgAATACTGGTAAATTGTAGTGATATACTGTCCTGGGTCCTGAAGAATATGTTAAGTTACCTCTTAAAATAATGCTGTAAAGACACAAAGACTAGCCCATTCGTCGGTAAATTCCGGACGTTAGCTACTCCTAGAGAGTAAGTGATGTGACTATAGTCCACACTactatattgttttcaatttctGAATGTTAGCCATAGATTTTGTGCTGAAACTGAACTTGAGTAGGTATTAAAAGGATGCTCGAGAGTGTTCATGGTGCAAAAATTCACTAGAAAGCTACCTATGTGATGCCTATACTCCAAAgataaaatattcaattattcGTAGCGCTTTTCCTGAGGTTTGTGTTTGAAATTCCTAAGTGGTTTCATGTgttgatcaccaacgtagataaTCTGTGCCGGATGATTGGGGGGCACTATAGACGGGCAAAAATCGTGTGACCAACCAGCTAGCACCAAAGTCACACACCATGGTTAATTCCTTTTCGTCGTATCCAGGTACTGTGGCTGCTTTGATGACGGTACGACACAAACAAAGtgattacagaaatatattagttagagTAGGTACAAGGAGCAGTATGCGACAACCATCGCATGGGTCAGCACGTGGAGTGTAGTCAACTGATGCGTAATCGTTATCGTTAAACTTGTCGAGGATCGGTGGATTGTTCGATATATAGTGACACAAATGCCGGATAATTTACCTAGGACACAGTGACGTTCCACTAAACCTTCACATTCGAAAAGGACAAAACAGATAAAAATAGCCTGGACTTCAAAGACTAGAATGACTGTATGGTAAACTGGGGCAAAACAACAATTTACTGGAGTAAAACTCGGAAAGAAAAGTATTCTACCGAACATTAGGTTCAAGGTAAATTCTATGGGTGAAAAAAGATatttttgttgcgtaagaacacagcaaaagtctgagaaatgcaaatcacgttagcaAAGATGGCGCTATGATTAGTTCGTCTGGCCGAGCATTCTAGATGTGGTCAAATGTTGATAAGAGAAAACGAGAGCAGTTCTGTCTGTTCACTCTTTGATTTGCGATCTTTTTAGGTTTGCCTTGAAGAACAAGCTGATGATATTGTTACATTATGGTGGTGTTGAAGTTGCCTAACGTACTTAATATGTTGTATGCTGCTGTAGTTCAATGAGATTGATGCTAAATGTTGGAGTCTGTCCTCGTAAGATTTGTGCATTAAACCTATCAACCACTTGATTGCATGTCTGTGCACTTGGTCCAAAAGGTTTATGTCGCCTTTAGAGACTTACCTATTCACAAATAAGTATTTTAACAACCCATACTTCTAACAGACATTCGACATGTATCTTCAGATATACAAAACACGACCCCAATCAATATATTTAGCCGGGAACATTACACAACGAATCATGTCTACTGAACTACCCGCATTTTTGTGAGCGCCCAGGTCAGCTCTCGATTAGCTAAACCTGGCAAAAAACGAACTCAGTCATACGTCAGAGTTAACAGTGATCCGGCTGTCAAAGAACAGAAGAGCTTTTCTTCACATAGCTACAATCTTCATTCAACTGAGGATTGTCGGCGACTTAACAGGAAAACGAATCCTGATCGTTACCCTCTGTCACACATCCACACCCTGAAATCTAACTTGAATAATACAACCCTTTTGGCAAAAGTCAATCTAGTTAAAGCGCATATCCGAATTCACCTGCTGCAGATGGTATTGCAAGAACGACTATCCTCATTCATTTCAGGCTTTTCGAACTCGATTGAGAGGGTGTTCGTTGTTCGATTTGTACCACATCTGATTTGCAAGAATTAAATTTTCAAAGTTTCTGTAGTTCATAGCTATCAGGCGCGGAAACGTTTTGTTTGAGAGTTGTAGCACTCGAAGTAGCTTGGACGTGCTAATTATCGTTGTGGTGAAAATGCCTATGGAACTTGATGGTCAACTCTGTAGTATGCCGTGTCTTTGAGCTTCATAGTGGAAATCACCTACTAGCTCAGGTAAGCTTGAAACCAGCACGCTGGCTGTTTCTTGGGTTTTCGCTGATCTTCTAGCAGTATATATTGCGGCTTACGGTTTATCTTACCTAATTGAGACTTGAGAAGGAAATGTGGTGAGTCCAATCTTGCCTTCAATGGCAGAAGCCTATGATTTGCTTTACTTTGACCTGTAACCGGTGCAATTACATGGCTAGTGTGGTACTCCTTATCATTGTAGATcatcaacgtagatgatctatgtcgaaaatgatcgaaggcctactcgagttggacgtgaatggtgtgacaaactagctaacatcgaagtcacacctcgtggtcagcaccttacgtggactaccccactgacgtatcaaggtaccatagatgctttgaagactgtacaacacagagaacgttattacagaaatatattagtcaaagtagatacaagcgaaagtgagaccactgccgcatgggccagtccatggcatatgattaactgatgcgcgttggttgccCCTGACCtagacgaggatcgatgatttgctcgatattcaGTGGCTCAattgccggatgatttggctagggcttagtgacatttctcTGGCCCTACATCATCGTTGGATTGTAATTCTCTCACCGTTTCTCATTAAAGGCTCACCTACATTCTAATAAGTCACTCTCAAACTGTGGAGCACCAAATAAAATCTGGCAGATTTGTCCAACATGATTTCTCCATCTTCAGCCTTTTACTAGTTATGTTTCAGTCATTTTCGTTACCAAGAAACGCACAGACTGTTCTTTACTGTTTACAGATGCTGGACTAATAGCACCAGTCGGTAATTTCACTGGAGAATAAGTTCAAGTTGAGGTTCCATAATCGCGTTTAGCCTGTGTATGACGGTTTGGACATTGAGGTTAATATTGACACGGTTACTTGTGACGAGATCTTGTAATCCTCTTTTATTAGTTCAGTTGGTGTACTTTCTCTACACTATGAGCGAACGTACCGGAACTCTGCATCGAGTATTTTAACATAAACCTATAGTATTGCATGGGTACCGCATTATCACAAAGACAGTGAATCCAGCCATCACATAAATTGCATTCAAATATAAATTCGCTGGTTTTCACAAGCACAAGCATGCGATACGATTATCGTTTAAGTACTAGTTCTTATCAGCAGCTAGCAAGTCGGGCAGTTTGAGACCTCACTTTCTGTCATTCACTTATTTTTACTAGTCCTATTAGGAGAAGGGACTTGAATGGAAGTAAGGTCTTAATTACGCAGTAATTATTTGATTCTACTGATTTGTGTTTTGAACATTAACCTTTTAATATTGTTTGGTCTTGAGATTGCTTTTAATCTTacttcgagaaatggagattTACTACCGAAAACCGACATCCGTATTAGGACGACCAATCCCTAAAGTCCCCCCCGTATATGAAAAGTTATTACTAGTGGCAGTGTAGTTACTTAACATGCTACTCAACAGGCTAAAAAGAAAAATTTGAGACAATTTTAGGTGAAGTGTGCTTGGGAAATGTTTTGAGGgagaacaataataatgagaggTGCAAATATGCTTCACGAGGATAAAAAAATTGGGACATGAAATTGGAATATGAACTTTGACCGTACTAGCAATCAATTTCGCGTGTAGCCAGTAATTAGTTCACGAGTCCTGCGTTTAGAAGTAAATGGACGTGTTTATGCAACAGTTGAAGCAACTATGGTGAGGGTGGCTGATAGAATAGATTGTATCAACAgaaaaatagttttattttgttatgaaTGTGGTTGTAAGATTTGCCTACAAGCACAGTGAAGAGGTGGCTCGTATCCTTGGTGGTGTTGGATATTGGCATGACCTTTGTACGTCCTTAAGCCGCTATGTTCAGAAGATTTGCGAAGTTCGTCTGATTTGTGGTTTTTTAATCCTCTGGCTAAACACATCAGTAATGGACTCAGCAGATAACCCTTTTGCCTCACTTGTGAAAAATTCATCAGTCGGTAATTTGTTCCATAGGTTTTTAAGGGAATTTTTACTTAGGTCTGGG is from Schistosoma haematobium chromosome 6, whole genome shotgun sequence and encodes:
- the CCDC94_1 gene encoding Coiled-coil domain-containing protein 94, variant 3 (EggNog:ENOG410V9YN~COG:S), whose translation is MTERKVLNKYFPPDYDPSKIPRLRRGDRRKQFNIRTMAPFNMRCNTCNGYIYKAKKFNSRMETAENVDYLGLRHYRFYIRCPLCCAEIIWRTDLESGDYVLESGAKRNFEALKTAEELEAKRQAEEEEELANNPMKLLEKRTDQSKQEMEMVEVIEDLKQLNQRQATMEADHVLLRQMWREEEAVKEAEKEADDALIKELLASKSEQVHLLPLEFGGENSSKPIRIPGS
- the CCDC94_1 gene encoding Coiled-coil domain-containing protein 94, variant 2 (EggNog:ENOG410V9YN~COG:S), whose amino-acid sequence is MKLLEKRTDQSKQEMEMVEVIEDLKQLNQRQATMEADHVLLRQMWREEEAVKEAEKEADDALIKELLASKSEQVHLLPLEFGGENSSKPIRIPALKDLMKVNRKEPVEIGKSYLKRQLQGVLRVQKKSVSETKIPKLDGDSKALTMNNINVSNSSTNNSLTNDKSKDSNVNQQVSCTSNDNNDNTQPCQPLPGMVYSDHSDSD
- the CCDC94_1 gene encoding Coiled-coil domain-containing protein 94 (EggNog:ENOG410V9YN~COG:S), with product MTERKVLNKYFPPDYDPSKIPRLRRGDRRKQFNIRTMAPFNMRCNTCNGYIYKAKKFNSRMETAENVDYLGLRHYRFYIRCPLCCAEIIWRTDLESGDYVLESGAKRNFEALKTAEELEAKRQAEEEEELANNPMKLLEKRTDQSKQEMEMVEVIEDLKQLNQRQATMEADHVLLRQMWREEEAVKEAEKEADDALIKELLASKSEQVHLLPLEFGGENSSKPIRIPALKDLMKVNRKEPVEIGKSYLKRQLQGVLRVQKKSVSETKIPKLDGDSKALTMNNINVSNSSTNNSLTNDKSKDSNVNQQVSCTSNDNNDNTQPCQPLPGMVYSDHSDSD